The following are encoded in a window of Thermococcus sp. CX2 genomic DNA:
- a CDS encoding TIGR00153 family protein, with protein sequence MQVWTKLFAKSPFKPLIKHSDVVLQTVETLERALRLWYEGNYEEMEKVAIEVDRLEDVADRIKEEIRDSLSSKFLMAVAREDVLIYLHMQDKVADAAEDTAKWLLVKRPKDIPSDVKELILQMGTESIKAAKLVHEAIVQMDRVIESGFIDKEIEREYEIIKAIESVESKIDGLDTKLMQLVFEKENELNWGEGFYILNIARTLSNISDKAKDAAERIRLMMNK encoded by the coding sequence ATGCAGGTCTGGACCAAGCTCTTCGCGAAGAGCCCCTTCAAGCCTTTGATAAAGCACTCCGACGTGGTTCTCCAAACCGTCGAGACCCTCGAGAGGGCCCTCCGCCTCTGGTACGAGGGGAACTACGAGGAGATGGAGAAGGTAGCGATTGAAGTGGACCGCCTCGAGGATGTGGCCGACCGGATAAAGGAGGAGATAAGGGACTCCCTCAGCTCGAAATTCCTCATGGCCGTTGCGAGGGAGGACGTTCTCATCTACCTCCACATGCAGGACAAGGTGGCCGATGCTGCCGAAGACACCGCCAAGTGGCTCCTCGTCAAGAGACCGAAGGATATTCCATCCGACGTGAAGGAGTTAATCCTCCAGATGGGGACTGAGAGCATAAAGGCTGCTAAACTAGTCCACGAAGCCATAGTCCAGATGGACAGGGTCATAGAGAGCGGCTTCATCGATAAGGAAATCGAGAGGGAGTACGAGATAATCAAGGCCATAGAAAGCGTGGAGAGCAAGATAGACGGACTCGACACGAAGCTCATGCAGCTCGTCTTCGAGAAGGAGAACGAGCTGAACTGGGGTGAGGGCTTCTACATCCTCAACATAGCGAGAACGCTGAGCAACATCTCGGACAAGGCGAAAGATGCTGCGGAAAGGATAAGGCTCATGATGAACAAGTGA
- a CDS encoding S9 family peptidase — protein MSDIEWNEKTFSKFAYLSDPRISRDGRLVAYVLTKANMNDNRYDNTVVIEELGTGVRRFIENASMPRFSPDGTKLTFIRPNEEKKLAELWLVDLRSMSAKKVLEVKNVRNVEWNDDSRRLLVTGFKRRDDEDFIFEDDVPVWFDNMGFFDGEKTTFWVLDTESEEILEQFEKPRFSSAVWHGDGIVINVPHREGSKLAFFKFYDILLWEDGNEEKLFERVSFEAVDSNGKAILLRGKPEKKKLSEHDFLYLYEDELKPLTERFVYNNGMARLDENGSVYFTMAKEGSVNLYMLDGEELTPIAEGEHWVMGFDVSADGRVVLLKETATRLRELYLWDGDLKQITDYNGPIFARLKTFEPRHFRFKSLDLELDGWYIKPELKEGEKAPVIVFVHGGPKGMYGHYFKYEMQMMASKGYYVVFVNPRGSNGYDEDFALRVLERTGLEDFQDILNGVEKFFELEPTANRERVGITGISYGGFMTNWALTQSDLFKAGISENGISYWLTSYAFSDIGLWFDKEVIGDDPLNNENYRKLSPLFYVENVKAPILLIHSLEDYRCPLDQSVMFYHALRDLGKEAYIAIFRRGAHGHSIRGSPRHRAKRYKLFVEFFERKLKKYEEGFDVEEILKGSE, from the coding sequence ATGAGCGACATCGAATGGAATGAGAAGACCTTTTCTAAGTTCGCCTACCTCTCTGACCCGAGGATTTCGAGGGACGGAAGGCTCGTCGCCTACGTTCTGACCAAGGCGAACATGAATGACAACCGCTATGATAACACCGTCGTGATCGAGGAACTTGGGACGGGCGTTAGGAGATTCATAGAGAACGCCTCAATGCCACGCTTTTCCCCGGACGGCACAAAGCTGACCTTTATACGGCCCAACGAGGAGAAGAAGCTTGCCGAGCTCTGGCTGGTTGATTTGAGGAGCATGAGCGCGAAGAAGGTACTCGAGGTCAAGAACGTGAGGAACGTCGAATGGAACGACGATTCGAGAAGGCTCCTCGTGACGGGCTTTAAGAGGCGTGACGATGAGGACTTCATCTTCGAAGACGATGTTCCGGTATGGTTCGACAACATGGGCTTCTTCGACGGGGAAAAGACGACCTTCTGGGTCCTCGACACGGAGAGCGAGGAAATCCTTGAGCAGTTTGAGAAGCCGCGATTCTCGAGTGCGGTCTGGCACGGCGATGGGATAGTCATCAACGTCCCCCACAGGGAGGGGAGCAAGTTAGCGTTCTTCAAGTTCTACGACATCCTTCTGTGGGAGGACGGGAACGAGGAGAAGCTCTTTGAACGCGTTTCCTTTGAGGCCGTTGATTCCAACGGGAAGGCGATACTCCTCCGCGGAAAGCCCGAGAAGAAAAAGCTGAGCGAGCACGACTTCCTTTATCTCTACGAGGACGAGCTTAAGCCCCTCACGGAGCGCTTCGTCTACAACAACGGCATGGCCAGGCTCGACGAGAACGGTAGCGTGTACTTCACGATGGCCAAGGAGGGCAGCGTGAACCTCTACATGCTCGACGGGGAGGAGCTTACCCCCATAGCCGAGGGTGAGCACTGGGTGATGGGCTTCGATGTCAGTGCCGATGGTAGAGTCGTCCTCCTCAAAGAGACGGCAACCCGCCTCAGGGAGCTCTACCTCTGGGACGGCGACCTTAAGCAGATTACCGACTACAACGGGCCCATATTTGCCAGGCTAAAGACCTTCGAGCCGAGGCACTTCCGCTTTAAGTCCCTCGACCTCGAGCTGGACGGCTGGTACATTAAGCCCGAGCTGAAGGAAGGTGAAAAGGCTCCGGTCATAGTCTTCGTCCACGGTGGGCCCAAGGGAATGTACGGCCACTACTTCAAGTACGAGATGCAGATGATGGCTTCCAAGGGCTACTACGTTGTCTTCGTCAATCCGAGGGGAAGCAACGGCTACGACGAGGACTTTGCCCTTCGTGTCCTCGAGAGAACAGGCTTAGAAGACTTCCAGGACATACTAAACGGAGTGGAGAAGTTCTTCGAGCTCGAGCCAACCGCCAACAGGGAGCGCGTTGGAATCACGGGCATAAGCTACGGCGGATTCATGACCAACTGGGCGCTAACGCAGAGTGACCTCTTCAAGGCCGGGATAAGTGAGAACGGAATAAGCTACTGGCTGACGAGCTACGCCTTCTCTGACATAGGCCTGTGGTTTGACAAGGAAGTTATCGGCGACGACCCATTGAACAACGAGAACTACAGGAAGCTGAGCCCCCTCTTCTACGTCGAGAACGTCAAGGCCCCGATACTGCTCATCCACAGCCTTGAGGACTACCGCTGCCCACTCGACCAGAGCGTCATGTTCTACCACGCCCTCAGGGACCTCGGCAAGGAGGCCTACATAGCGATATTCAGGCGGGGAGCGCACGGGCACAGCATCCGCGGAAGTCCGAGGCACAGGGCGAAGAGGTACAAGCTCTTCGTTGAGTTCTTCGAGAGGAAGCTGAAGAAGTACGAGGAAGGCTTTGACGTGGAGGAGATTTTGAAGGGCTCCGAGTGA
- a CDS encoding phosphotransferase translates to MFDHLISEARLKRFYSFLKGCGYTEIRPFAKGTTSLIFTAELDEKSVIVKLERPDSPRRNLAREAEILKILEPYDVTPPLIEYGTFEGLEYLIREFAPGEMIFHADIEKRHLFEIVHKTALLDRLGIDHGQIQGGKHIIVGERVWLIDFEKAGLRKPKNLTSAMAMLFLSDNYISRRVRRKFGIDGVFLDELRYELGRYKKTGELSGVFRLLSRL, encoded by the coding sequence ATGTTCGACCACCTGATAAGTGAAGCCCGGCTAAAGCGCTTTTACTCTTTCCTGAAAGGGTGCGGATACACCGAAATCCGCCCCTTTGCCAAGGGAACGACGAGCCTAATCTTCACCGCAGAGTTAGATGAAAAAAGCGTTATAGTTAAGCTCGAACGTCCGGATTCGCCAAGGCGGAACCTCGCCAGAGAGGCAGAAATCCTCAAAATACTCGAGCCCTACGACGTGACCCCGCCTCTGATAGAGTACGGGACGTTTGAGGGGCTGGAGTATCTCATCAGGGAATTCGCGCCCGGTGAGATGATATTTCACGCCGACATTGAAAAGCGCCACCTCTTTGAGATAGTCCACAAGACTGCCCTCCTTGATAGGCTCGGCATAGACCACGGGCAGATACAGGGCGGAAAGCACATAATAGTGGGCGAGCGCGTCTGGCTCATAGACTTCGAGAAGGCCGGCCTTAGAAAGCCGAAGAACCTCACCTCGGCGATGGCCATGCTGTTTCTGAGCGACAATTACATATCGAGAAGGGTAAGGAGGAAGTTTGGGATCGACGGGGTTTTTCTTGACGAGCTGAGGTATGAATTGGGGAGATATAAGAAAACGGGCGAGCTTTCAGGCGTTTTTAGGCTTCTTTCTCGCCTTTAG
- a CDS encoding Lrp/AsnC family transcriptional regulator, whose product MVTAFILMVTAAGKEREVMEKLLAMPEVKEAYVVYGEYDLVVKVETDTLKDLDQFITEKIRKMSEIQMTSTMIAI is encoded by the coding sequence ATGGTGACGGCTTTTATTTTGATGGTTACGGCCGCTGGAAAGGAAAGGGAAGTTATGGAGAAGCTTCTCGCCATGCCCGAGGTCAAGGAGGCATACGTCGTTTACGGCGAGTATGACCTCGTGGTCAAGGTTGAGACAGACACGCTAAAAGACCTCGACCAGTTCATTACCGAGAAGATAAGGAAGATGTCCGAGATACAGATGACCTCGACAATGATAGCCATCTGA